In Desulfobacterales bacterium, the genomic window AAAAAACAGTATAGTTAAACCCATAATATTCTGTTTCGTAAATATTTTAACATATATCCATTATTGAGATGAAAAAAACTAATTGGCATGTCATAACCGGGGCGCCCTGTTCGGGTAAAACAGCCGTCATCCTTGAACTGGAGCGGCGCGGGTACGCGGTGGTTCAAGAAGTCGCCCGGGCTTATATCGACGCGGAAATCAATAAAGGCAAGGACCTGCGGCAGATCAAAGCCGACCTGCCGGCATTTGAGGGGCACATCTTAAAGACCAAGGCCCGGATTGAGTCCGGCCTGGACCCGGACGCCGTCGTTTTTCTGGACAGGGCCGTGCCGGACAGCGTCGCCTATTTTCAACTGGCAGGACTCGATCCGGCCGAACCCTTCGAGCACAGCCGCGCCATTTGTTACAAACAGATATTTTTATTTGAAAGGATCCAGTTTAAAACCGACGCGGTCCGTTCCGAGGACGACCGTATCGCAGCCGATCTCGACCGCCTGCTGGAAGCCGCCTACCGCAAACTGGGAT contains:
- a CDS encoding ATP-binding protein: MKKTNWHVITGAPCSGKTAVILELERRGYAVVQEVARAYIDAEINKGKDLRQIKADLPAFEGHILKTKARIESGLDPDAVVFLDRAVPDSVAYFQLAGLDPAEPFEHSRAICYKQIFLFERIQFKTDAVRSEDDRIAADLDRLLEAAYRKLGYHPIRVPLMPVDERADYILSKI